The sequence CACTTGGGACAGGTTTCCTTGATTGTCTTTGAAGAACAACCTTGTGTATATCTTTTGGTGGTGAGTTAGGTCTTTATTGAATGTACCAATGAAATCAGGCTATCAACATGGTGGAGTTGATACTATTCACACTAAGGTCTTTCTAACATCACTGTCAGCTATGGTGGCTGAGACCACAACTTTCCCCATAGACTTGATCAAGACCAGGCTCCAACTCCATGGTGAGTCACTTTCCTCGAGTCATCCCACTAGTGCATTTAGAGTAGGCTTGGGCATTATTCGTGAACAAGGTGCTCTTGGCCTTTACAGTGGCTTGTCGCCAGCAATTTTTAGACACATGTTCTACACGCCTATTCGAATTGTTGGGTATGAGAACCTGAGAAATGTGGTTTCTGCTGATAATGCTTCGATCTCTATTGTTGGCAAGGCTGTAGTTGGTGGAATCTCTGGTGTTGTGGCTCAGGTGAGAACTTTGTGGTTGTGTTGTGTATTTCTGCATAATTCTTGTTAATTTAGTCATTTCTCTCGGAGAATATTTGTAATTGGAATTTTTTGTAccttttcaattgaaaatgttgagcataaatataataactatGGGATAAAAGGTCTAAGAGTCAATCTggaggtaaaaataaaaaagttacagcctttttattttgaattctgTTGTTGAGGGGTTCAAGAAGAGAGATTTATGCTTCCAAGAATAACATCCGaagattttatgaaaatagtAAAACATAGATGGCCTTTAAATCAGTTCTCAGTTTTGAATTATTAATTGATTCGCCATAGAAGGGTATTGTTGTTTTGACTAATGTTTATCTTACTTGGTAGATTGGTTAACCGAAAAGGGAAATGAACTGTAGTATTCAGTTCTATACATAATATCTGCATTTAGTCCTTGTCTTGATCATGGTCTAAGTTATTCAACCTGTATGAGGGGGCTTTGTATGTGTTTGTGGTTTGCCTTTGTTATAATATACTGACACTCTCCTCAAGCTTAAAGCTTGTCACTAGTACCAAACCCACAAACAAACCAAAGCGCTTGGACAACTAGCAACCTTTTAGAGAGGTGTAGGAATATTGACCTAGTAGAGATGCTTTCACAATTTCCACTGTGTCTCATGCTGGAGAGATAGAAGTACAAGAATAAAAGTATCCATTAGATATAACGGATAaacaaaggtaaaataaaaagaaagagttaTTTGCTTTgcattatgataaattttatttttacaatgatATATTTTTGGGAAAAATCCTTGTTTTAGCCATTAAGTTTAATTAATTGCtcaaatttaatgatatttttctttcaaaattataatgttcTTCTGTTTGCTCTTGTTATTACAGGTTATAGCCAGCCCAGCTGATCTTGTCAAGGTGAGGATGCAAGCTGATGGCCAAAGGGTGAGTCAAGGTCTTCAACCCTGGTATTCGGGGCCATTTGACGCTCTAAACAAAATTGTTTGTGCTGAAGGATTTCAAGGTCTGTGgaagggtgtttttcctaataTCCAAAGAGCCTTCTTAGTGAACATGGGAGAATTAGCCTGTTATGACCATGCTAAACAATTTGTTATTAGAAGTAGGATAGCTGATGATAATGTTTATGCCCACACTTTGGCTTCCATCATATCAGGTCTGGCAGCAACTTCTTTAAGTTGTCCAGCTGATGTTGTGAAGACTAGAATGATGAACCAGGCtgctaagaaggaaaggaaagtcTTATATAATAGCTCTTATGATTGCTTGGTAAAGACAGTTAAAGTTGAAGGAATAAGAGCATTGTGGAAAGGATTCTTCCCCACATGGGCAAGGCTTGGCCCATGGCAATTTGTGTTCTGGGTTTCCTATGAGAAGTTCAGGACATTTGCAGGGCTCTCTTCtttctaatataatattttgatttatacTGTCATTTGTTCATCCATAATAAATTCACAAGTCACAAGGGACTAATACCcagatttatgtatttttttcaacttttagctcagtgtttaatttttttgggatAAATTACATTTCTCTATCCTAAGAGATGATTAATTTATTCTACCTACGCGTTTTACTGCAGTCTATTTTAATGTGAACGAGgttcttagtattttttttttttttgttatcctTACTATCAATTCTGAAATTTcagaagataaaataaaggTTTTGGATGAAATTCCAAAGCCAGTAATAGtggcattcattttttttttctctttgggtaCAGTTTTGAGTTGTTTTTGGGTACAGGTAGTACGAAGTAAACTTCTagttatttaacaaaattaattttgttaaaatttaaagattgaatttaaaattgatatttaagtaataatatctaaaaggaaattaaatacTCAATACAAGAAAGTCATgcagtttaataaaaaaagaaaataattcttcaaaataatttcattgaaaaatgtcaacttaaaatatatattgtttatattaaaatcatatatgtttGGGCTTAGatctcattattttatttaaaaataaataataataattacaatattaaattatttgttgaaatcAAATATTGCAATgatatatcatttaatttttaaattatataatattttataattgtaatTTCTTATTATCATTCTAACCGTTTGATTACAGATTACACAGTTATTAAATGTTACTATGAATTTAggcaattaatatatttacctCCCTTTTGCTCACATATTGTTTGTAGAGGAGACCGGGAACAAATTTTCTGAAAAACAAACTTAGGAAGGGAAGAGGAAAAAGCCATTATCTCTTCAAAAAAGATATTGTAAAATTCCAATTCGTGACCATCTTGAATATgcaaatatattgtttttattttaccaaaattTTGCTCCTTGGCTTTCCCTTGCATCAATCATAGTTTACAGTTCCAGATTGTGAGATACGGTGATTAATAAATCATGTCTAAATATGTTTACTACCCGCTCCAAACCAGAACCTTTCCATTTTCCACAATTATGTAATGAACTCGAGGCTTCCACGGGGTGAGAGGAGAAGAGTTACTGCACTTGGCTTGATggaaaagaaactaaaaactgaggatattttttatgaagaaaaattaaaaaaaaaggggtaTATTAACAAAATGGGGAGTATATATATCAATTGCTATGAATTTATAACAGAATTCAGTAATTCACATACACTTCACTCGTAATCAAGATTTGGATTATTACACAATCACACACGTCTCGATACAAATCCTGGTCTCACACAAATGAGCAACTTCCACTCGCACTCGTCACTTAAGAATTGGATTACACAACAcaagccaaaaaaataaaacatgtctCGAAACAAATTCTTGTCACACAAATCACAACACCACCCTTGTCGGTTGGATTACCTGACTTAAGCAATCAATCTGGAAAATAATGTCTCCATACAAATTTTTTCAAgaaacaaattttcaatttcgaggaAGAACCAAACTTACCTTCAAGCAATGATGCCAGCAAAAGCTGTTGTTGACAAACTGCTGCTCACAGCCAAACACTCAATTTTGCACAAGGATTTCACAATAGGGAGGAATGTCATGGTCTTCAGTCTTGATTTCCTTTGACATGTTTGTCAATTTCAAGTCAAGGAGAGTCTTAACATGCTTTAGTCCATCAGGAAGCTTTGTCATGCAGGGACATGATCGGATTTCCAGTTGTCTGAGAGAGCCGAGTGCTTTTTGTTCTATCTTCCATTCCTTTAATTGCTCCAGCTTCCAAACTTTTAGGACATAAAGCTGAGGAAAGCTTTGAGAATTGCAAACTAATTTTTCTCCCACGTAGGATTCTGCACATAAAGACAATGAGCGAAGTTCTGGAAGATCTTTCAAAATTTGCATGGGGTCGTCCTCTAGTTTCGAATGCGATAGAGTAAGTTCAACAAGGCTCGTGGGAAACTCGGACAGAATTGATGAATGGCTCAAGATTCCCAGCAAATGCATGTCAATGagttttttgtgatttttcaaagacttcaaggGTAAATTCCAAGGTCGACCTTCTTCATCtcttgattttagccttagtgaTTCAAGGTTTGTTAGTTTCACAATCCAGTCAACTACTGCATCAACTTGTGATTCCATTGTCCTTTTTTGTGCAATGACATCAACAAGGTTTGAACCTAGGATCCTGTCCAAACTACCCAGAACCCCTACCAGTAAGTCGACCCCGGTGGGTTTTTGTGATTTCGTTGCCTTTTGCTGTGGTGACATTGATTGCCATGTTATTCCCAATTTTCTGATATTGACCAATTTGTCCAGACCACCCTTCACTGGAGTCTCTTCATCTACAAAAAGTCCCCACAATGTTTGGAGATCAGATAGAGAATCACCTGCACATATTGGTTTGGGTGGAAATCTGGTACGGTAAGTCTCACTCAAGAACAGGTGTCTCAGTTCCATCTTCCAGATGGAGCTGGTTagagtatgtatgtatgtatgtttgaGATCAAGAGTCTGGAGTTTCAGCAATTTGCTTATAGATGATGGAAGTGACTCTAAATAAGTCCATCGTAGCCCAAGATACCTCAATC comes from Glycine soja cultivar W05 chromosome 20, ASM419377v2, whole genome shotgun sequence and encodes:
- the LOC114403128 gene encoding mitochondrial uncoupling protein 3-like, with protein sequence MKSGYQHGGVDTIHTKVFLTSLSAMVAETTTFPIDLIKTRLQLHGESLSSSHPTSAFRVGLGIIREQGALGLYSGLSPAIFRHMFYTPIRIVGYENLRNVVSADNASISIVGKAVVGGISGVVAQVIASPADLVKVRMQADGQRVSQGLQPWYSGPFDALNKIVCAEGFQGLWKGVFPNIQRAFLVNMGELACYDHAKQFVIRSRIADDNVYAHTLASIISGLAATSLSCPADVVKTRMMNQAAKKERKVLYNSSYDCLVKTVKVEGIRALWKGFFPTWARLGPWQFVFWVSYEKFRTFAGLSSF